One Tessaracoccus lacteus DNA window includes the following coding sequences:
- a CDS encoding ABC transporter ATP-binding protein has translation MESVAKKDVVLQVDNLKKGYGPVTIVENFSMKVHAGEAVALTGRNGAGKSTVLRCLVGADRPSEGTVTVNGVKVSETNPVIRREVATVIDDLDFFPDLSVVEHLDLLARAHGLTDPDALVDEVLEEVQLVPQAGQLPSTLSSGQRRRLALATAFVRPRSLLVLDEPEQRLDVEGVEWLGRRLKQELAGGLAIVLASHEPTLLEAIGARQLRLGA, from the coding sequence ATGGAAAGCGTGGCTAAGAAAGACGTAGTGCTCCAGGTGGACAACCTCAAGAAGGGCTATGGCCCCGTGACCATCGTGGAGAACTTCTCGATGAAGGTACATGCGGGTGAGGCCGTCGCGCTCACAGGGCGCAACGGTGCCGGCAAGTCCACCGTGCTGCGCTGCCTCGTCGGGGCTGACCGCCCCAGCGAGGGGACCGTCACGGTCAACGGCGTGAAAGTCTCCGAGACCAACCCGGTGATCCGGCGCGAGGTTGCGACCGTGATCGACGACCTCGACTTCTTTCCCGATCTCAGCGTCGTGGAGCACCTCGATCTGCTCGCCCGCGCCCACGGGCTGACCGACCCGGACGCGCTCGTAGACGAGGTGCTGGAGGAGGTGCAGCTCGTGCCGCAGGCCGGCCAGCTGCCGTCCACCCTGTCGTCGGGCCAGCGTCGCCGCCTCGCGCTCGCGACGGCCTTCGTCCGGCCCCGCTCGCTGCTGGTGCTCGACGAGCCGGAGCAGCGACTCGACGTCGAGGGCGTCGAGTGGCTCGGTCGTCGCCTGAAGCAGGAGCTGGCAGGCGGGCTCGCCATCGTGCTCGCCAGCCACGAGCCGACGCTGCTCGAGGCCATCGGCGCCCGCCAGCTGAGGCTGGGCGCCTGA
- a CDS encoding DUF6297 family protein — MTTTDPRFGEIGVVDEKQLTLLMRDWRKGRADRNILQALSDGYVMVFSIVLIGAMIISSIVQAQQDVAGCTAEGCLAARSLLPWASVAGILAFTLLISRMFGPVVASAAEGFWLMDGPTDRRRLLARRLVAAIALAFGAGVLFGALIAALTGSPLPNIGIWALAGGFGAAGLVAFAAAEQGAERAWIVITLQWLIGAVAIGTMVALVGGAAGWFALGGLATLSVELAFIIAGVGALLIVVAGFIAYRRLTNIRRQRLTSGGSLLSGLQGAAFALEFALIRDIIVEAKSKERGHVSPTRGTGSGMTALVWRDVQRLWRQPLPLVTLLGSAVVPYAVQALGLSQISPPISALVLMFALVPFMNSLRVLTRTKGLQRCFPYDPAQVKQAAMIVPAILALLWSAAVVPAFLGLAGGAEADIVTAISSALVTGIAGLLAAIRWISAKPADYSGPIVATGAGAMPPGLIFSLLRGFDMVALVTLPIVFGWPVWISLVLAVIAFSFLRSGFDKDQLFEQQEEQKRLLEEEKARRSGAAAPGKQKIQVQRKR, encoded by the coding sequence ATGACGACCACCGACCCCCGCTTCGGCGAGATCGGCGTCGTCGACGAGAAGCAGCTCACGCTGCTGATGCGCGACTGGCGCAAGGGTCGCGCCGACCGCAACATCCTCCAGGCGCTCTCCGACGGCTACGTCATGGTGTTCAGCATCGTGCTGATCGGCGCCATGATCATCTCCTCGATCGTGCAGGCCCAGCAGGACGTCGCCGGCTGTACGGCTGAGGGCTGCCTCGCGGCCCGGAGCCTGCTGCCGTGGGCCTCCGTCGCCGGCATTCTCGCGTTCACCCTCCTCATCTCCCGCATGTTCGGCCCGGTCGTCGCATCGGCTGCTGAGGGGTTCTGGCTGATGGACGGTCCGACGGACCGCCGTCGGCTCCTGGCCCGCCGCCTGGTGGCCGCCATCGCGCTGGCCTTCGGCGCCGGCGTGCTCTTCGGCGCGCTGATCGCGGCGCTGACCGGATCGCCGCTGCCGAACATCGGCATCTGGGCGCTGGCCGGTGGCTTCGGTGCCGCGGGCCTCGTGGCCTTCGCGGCCGCCGAGCAGGGCGCCGAGCGCGCCTGGATCGTCATCACGCTGCAGTGGCTGATCGGCGCCGTCGCGATCGGCACCATGGTCGCCCTCGTCGGCGGGGCCGCGGGCTGGTTCGCCCTCGGTGGTCTGGCGACGCTGTCGGTCGAGCTCGCGTTCATCATCGCCGGCGTCGGCGCGCTGCTGATCGTCGTCGCGGGTTTCATCGCCTACCGCCGGCTCACCAACATCCGCCGCCAGCGCCTGACCTCCGGCGGCTCGCTGCTCAGCGGCCTGCAGGGCGCGGCCTTCGCGCTGGAGTTCGCGCTGATCCGAGACATCATCGTCGAGGCCAAGTCCAAGGAGCGCGGGCACGTCAGCCCGACGCGCGGCACCGGCTCCGGCATGACCGCCCTGGTGTGGCGCGATGTGCAGCGCCTGTGGCGCCAGCCGCTCCCGCTCGTGACGCTGCTCGGCAGCGCCGTCGTCCCCTACGCCGTGCAGGCGCTGGGGCTGTCGCAGATCAGCCCGCCCATCTCGGCGCTGGTGCTGATGTTCGCGCTGGTCCCGTTCATGAACTCGCTGCGCGTCCTGACGCGCACCAAGGGTCTGCAGCGCTGCTTCCCCTATGACCCGGCGCAGGTCAAGCAGGCCGCCATGATCGTGCCCGCGATCCTCGCGCTGCTCTGGTCGGCGGCCGTGGTGCCTGCTTTCCTCGGCCTCGCGGGCGGGGCTGAGGCCGACATCGTGACGGCCATCAGCTCCGCGTTGGTGACCGGCATCGCCGGCCTGCTGGCCGCGATCCGCTGGATCTCCGCCAAGCCCGCCGACTACTCGGGCCCGATCGTCGCCACGGGCGCGGGCGCGATGCCGCCCGGCCTGATCTTCTCGCTGCTGCGCGGCTTCGACATGGTGGCGCTCGTCACCCTGCCGATCGTGTTCGGCTGGCCGGTGTGGATCTCGCTGGTACTCGCCGTCATCGCGTTCAGCTTCCTGCGCTCGGGCTTCGACAAGGACCAGCTGTTCGAACAGCAGGAGGAGCAGAAGCGTCTCCTGGAAGAGGAGAAGGCCCGCCGCTCCGGCGCCGCCGCCCCGGGCAAGCAGAAGATCCAGGTCCAGCGGAAGCGCTAA